One Carassius gibelio isolate Cgi1373 ecotype wild population from Czech Republic chromosome B18, carGib1.2-hapl.c, whole genome shotgun sequence DNA segment encodes these proteins:
- the LOC127977002 gene encoding RAS guanyl-releasing protein 1-like isoform X3, whose product MNRKESKSSRKSRQDGGSVIKSRRPVQRRMTCPIPQDISRALQNPSAHSSFRSASLDELILRCLHCFDSDGKLIRGMQLVHMTLMMHNWVVPSHIFVQKLLSLYKDCPAEKRGQRRLQICHFIRHWIKQFRIMFEVDPLLEEVIRDLWALVRSEGTSSPNHLFITPYINPPVNVSQTPSPSVKKRKVSLLFDHMEPDEMAEHLSYLEFKNFCNVSFLDYRSYVVHGSVRYNPALERSVMLCNGVSQWVQLMILNKHTSQQRAEVFTKFIHVAQKLRALQNFNTLMAVIGGLCHSSISRLKDTASLLSSDVTKTLSELTELLSSYSNYSNYRRLYNDCTGFKVPILGVHLKDLISLNEALPDYLEDDKINLGKMQHLYSNISDLLAIHDCTPPFEANKDLLHLLTLSLDLCYTEDEIYELSYTKEPKNPKIQPVAPVKPPVVAEWGSGVTPRLDPDTISKHVKQMVDSIMKNYDLNLDGYISLEDFEKIAANFPFSFCTHESDREGEISREEITSYFMRGMSVCAKLGFNLHNLHNFHETTYKRPTFCDTCGGFLWGVIKQGYHCKDCGVNCHKHCKDVVGMECMKRFQVTSSSCPCTPGPVSGLHTKGSSWSSEEETFVFPNGNGSEHSKGQTSSDSDAEAATLSDRSTQTDPGVWTPVAKRKDRLSSQKKHPPLEKSATLPARVRGSSAPSSLLQEKMDELKLNKDKRKEPD is encoded by the exons CAGCAGGAAGTCCCGTCAGGATGGAGGAAGTGTGATAAAGAGCAGAAGACCCGTGCAGAGGAGGATGACATGCCCCATTCCTCAGGATATCAGCAGGGCTCTTCAAAATCCATCGGCTCATTCTTCTTTCCGCTCTGCCAGCCTGGATGAACTCATCCTCCGCTGCCTCCACTGCTTCG acTCAGATGGGAAGCTGATTAGAGGGATGCAGCTTGTCCATATGACCCTGATGATGCATAACTGGGTCGTACCATCACACATCTTCGTCCAAAAGCTACTTTCTCT GTATAAGGATTGTCCTGCAGAGAAAAGGGGACAGAGGCGCCTACAAATCTGCCACTTCATCAG GCATTGGATTAAGCAGTTCCGAATCATGTTTGAGGTGGATCCCCTGTTAGAAGAAGTCATAAGAGATCTCTGGGCTCTAGTCAGGAGTGAGGGGACCAGTTCACCCAATCATCTCTTCATTACACCATACAT TAATCCTCCAGTGAATGTTTCCCAGACTCCCTCTCCCTCTGTGAAGAAGAGGAAAGTGTCACTACTGTTCGACCACATGGAACCAGATGAGATGGCTGAACACCTCAGCTACCTGGAGTTCAAAAACTTCTGCAACGTCTCA TTTCTGGACTACCGCAGTTACGTGGTCCATGGCTCTGTGAGGTATAATCCGGCGCTCGAGCGCTCTGTCATGCTCTGCAACGGAGTCTCCCAGTGGGTCCAGCTCATGATCCTCAACAAACACACCTCACAGCAGCGAGCAGAGGTCTTCACCAAGTTCATCCATGTAGCACAG AAGCTGAGAGCCCTACAGAATTTCAATACTCTGATGGCGGTGATAGGAGGTCTGTGTCATAGTTCCATCTCTCGGCTCAAAGACACAGCCAGCCTGCTGTCCTCTGATGTCACAAAG ACTCTCAGTGAACTCACAGAACTGCTGTCGTCGTACAGCAACTATTCAAACTACAGGCGCTTGTACAACGACTGCACTGGATTCAAGGTGCCCATCTTGGGCGTTCATCTTAAAGACCTGATCTCCCTCAACGAAGCGCTACCAGACTACCTTGAGGACGATAAGATCAACCTGGGGAAAATGCAGCATTTATACAGCAACATTAGTGACTTGTTGGCCATCCATGACTGCACCCCACCGTTTGAGGCCAACAAAGACCTGCTGCACCTGCTAACG CTCTCGCTAGACTTGTGTTACACGGAGGACGAGATATATGAGCTCTCCTATACCAAGGAGCCCAAGAACCCCAAAATTCAG CCCGTAGCTCCAGTGAAGCCCCCAGTGGTAGCCGAGTGGGGATCAGGAGTGACCCCGCGTCTGGATCCCGACACCATCTCGAAACACGTTAAACAGATGGTGGAT TCTATCATGAAGAATTATGACTTGAACCTGGACGGATACATTTCTCTGGAAGATTTTGAGAAGATCGCTGCGAATTTCCCCTTCTCTTTCTGCACACACGAGAGCGATAG GGAAGGAGAAATCAGTAGGGAGGAAATCACTTCATATTTCATGCGTGGGATGTCGGTGTGTGCTAAGCTTGGCTTCAACCTCCACAACCTTCACAACTTCCATGAGACCACATACAAAAGACCCACATTCTGCGACACCTGCGGAGGATTT TTATGGGGAGTCATAAAACAAGGCTACCACTGTAAAG ACTGTGGTGTAAACTGTCATAAGCACTGTAAGGATGTGGTGGGAATGGAGTGTATGAAGAGGTTCCAGGTGACCAGTAGCTCTTGTCCCTGCACCCCGGGCCCTGTATCAGGGCTCCACACTAAGGGCAGCAGCTGGa GTTCTGAAGAGGAAACATTTGTCTTTCCTAATGGAAACGGATCTGAACACTCCAAGGGCCAAACTTCATCAGACAGCGACGCAGAGGCAGCCACACTATCAGACAGGTCCACTCAAACAGACCCAGGAGTTTGGACACCGGTGGCCAAACGGAAAGATCGCCTTTCTTCCCAGAAAAAACATCCACCCCTTGAAAAG AGTGCTACGCTACCAGCAAGGGTGCGAGGTTCATCTGCCCCTAGTTCTCTCCTACAGGAGAAAATGGATGAACTGAAGCTGAACAAAGATAAACGAAAGGAACCCGACTGA
- the LOC127977002 gene encoding RAS guanyl-releasing protein 1-like isoform X1, whose protein sequence is MYTGLSWRLQGEPVALSRKSRQDGGSVIKSRRPVQRRMTCPIPQDISRALQNPSAHSSFRSASLDELILRCLHCFDSDGKLIRGMQLVHMTLMMHNWVVPSHIFVQKLLSLYKDCPAEKRGQRRLQICHFIRHWIKQFRIMFEVDPLLEEVIRDLWALVRSEGTSSPNHLFITPYINPPVNVSQTPSPSVKKRKVSLLFDHMEPDEMAEHLSYLEFKNFCNVSFLDYRSYVVHGSVRYNPALERSVMLCNGVSQWVQLMILNKHTSQQRAEVFTKFIHVAQKLRALQNFNTLMAVIGGLCHSSISRLKDTASLLSSDVTKTLSELTELLSSYSNYSNYRRLYNDCTGFKVPILGVHLKDLISLNEALPDYLEDDKINLGKMQHLYSNISDLLAIHDCTPPFEANKDLLHLLTLSLDLCYTEDEIYELSYTKEPKNPKIQPVAPVKPPVVAEWGSGVTPRLDPDTISKHVKQMVDSIMKNYDLNLDGYISLEDFEKIAANFPFSFCTHESDREGEISREEITSYFMRGMSVCAKLGFNLHNLHNFHETTYKRPTFCDTCGGFLWGVIKQGYHCKDCGVNCHKHCKDVVGMECMKRFQVTSSSCPCTPGPVSGLHTKGSSWSSEEETFVFPNGNGSEHSKGQTSSDSDAEAATLSDRSTQTDPGVWTPVAKRKDRLSSQKKHPPLEKSATLPARVRGSSAPSSLLQEKMDELKLNKDKRKEPD, encoded by the exons ATGTACACAGGCCTGTCCTGGAGACTTCAAGGGGAACCCGTCGCTCTCAG CAGGAAGTCCCGTCAGGATGGAGGAAGTGTGATAAAGAGCAGAAGACCCGTGCAGAGGAGGATGACATGCCCCATTCCTCAGGATATCAGCAGGGCTCTTCAAAATCCATCGGCTCATTCTTCTTTCCGCTCTGCCAGCCTGGATGAACTCATCCTCCGCTGCCTCCACTGCTTCG acTCAGATGGGAAGCTGATTAGAGGGATGCAGCTTGTCCATATGACCCTGATGATGCATAACTGGGTCGTACCATCACACATCTTCGTCCAAAAGCTACTTTCTCT GTATAAGGATTGTCCTGCAGAGAAAAGGGGACAGAGGCGCCTACAAATCTGCCACTTCATCAG GCATTGGATTAAGCAGTTCCGAATCATGTTTGAGGTGGATCCCCTGTTAGAAGAAGTCATAAGAGATCTCTGGGCTCTAGTCAGGAGTGAGGGGACCAGTTCACCCAATCATCTCTTCATTACACCATACAT TAATCCTCCAGTGAATGTTTCCCAGACTCCCTCTCCCTCTGTGAAGAAGAGGAAAGTGTCACTACTGTTCGACCACATGGAACCAGATGAGATGGCTGAACACCTCAGCTACCTGGAGTTCAAAAACTTCTGCAACGTCTCA TTTCTGGACTACCGCAGTTACGTGGTCCATGGCTCTGTGAGGTATAATCCGGCGCTCGAGCGCTCTGTCATGCTCTGCAACGGAGTCTCCCAGTGGGTCCAGCTCATGATCCTCAACAAACACACCTCACAGCAGCGAGCAGAGGTCTTCACCAAGTTCATCCATGTAGCACAG AAGCTGAGAGCCCTACAGAATTTCAATACTCTGATGGCGGTGATAGGAGGTCTGTGTCATAGTTCCATCTCTCGGCTCAAAGACACAGCCAGCCTGCTGTCCTCTGATGTCACAAAG ACTCTCAGTGAACTCACAGAACTGCTGTCGTCGTACAGCAACTATTCAAACTACAGGCGCTTGTACAACGACTGCACTGGATTCAAGGTGCCCATCTTGGGCGTTCATCTTAAAGACCTGATCTCCCTCAACGAAGCGCTACCAGACTACCTTGAGGACGATAAGATCAACCTGGGGAAAATGCAGCATTTATACAGCAACATTAGTGACTTGTTGGCCATCCATGACTGCACCCCACCGTTTGAGGCCAACAAAGACCTGCTGCACCTGCTAACG CTCTCGCTAGACTTGTGTTACACGGAGGACGAGATATATGAGCTCTCCTATACCAAGGAGCCCAAGAACCCCAAAATTCAG CCCGTAGCTCCAGTGAAGCCCCCAGTGGTAGCCGAGTGGGGATCAGGAGTGACCCCGCGTCTGGATCCCGACACCATCTCGAAACACGTTAAACAGATGGTGGAT TCTATCATGAAGAATTATGACTTGAACCTGGACGGATACATTTCTCTGGAAGATTTTGAGAAGATCGCTGCGAATTTCCCCTTCTCTTTCTGCACACACGAGAGCGATAG GGAAGGAGAAATCAGTAGGGAGGAAATCACTTCATATTTCATGCGTGGGATGTCGGTGTGTGCTAAGCTTGGCTTCAACCTCCACAACCTTCACAACTTCCATGAGACCACATACAAAAGACCCACATTCTGCGACACCTGCGGAGGATTT TTATGGGGAGTCATAAAACAAGGCTACCACTGTAAAG ACTGTGGTGTAAACTGTCATAAGCACTGTAAGGATGTGGTGGGAATGGAGTGTATGAAGAGGTTCCAGGTGACCAGTAGCTCTTGTCCCTGCACCCCGGGCCCTGTATCAGGGCTCCACACTAAGGGCAGCAGCTGGa GTTCTGAAGAGGAAACATTTGTCTTTCCTAATGGAAACGGATCTGAACACTCCAAGGGCCAAACTTCATCAGACAGCGACGCAGAGGCAGCCACACTATCAGACAGGTCCACTCAAACAGACCCAGGAGTTTGGACACCGGTGGCCAAACGGAAAGATCGCCTTTCTTCCCAGAAAAAACATCCACCCCTTGAAAAG AGTGCTACGCTACCAGCAAGGGTGCGAGGTTCATCTGCCCCTAGTTCTCTCCTACAGGAGAAAATGGATGAACTGAAGCTGAACAAAGATAAACGAAAGGAACCCGACTGA
- the LOC127977002 gene encoding RAS guanyl-releasing protein 1-like isoform X4 produces the protein MNRKESKSRKSRQDGGSVIKSRRPVQRRMTCPIPQDISRALQNPSAHSSFRSASLDELILRCLHCFDSDGKLIRGMQLVHMTLMMHNWVVPSHIFVQKLLSLYKDCPAEKRGQRRLQICHFIRHWIKQFRIMFEVDPLLEEVIRDLWALVRSEGTSSPNHLFITPYINPPVNVSQTPSPSVKKRKVSLLFDHMEPDEMAEHLSYLEFKNFCNVSFLDYRSYVVHGSVRYNPALERSVMLCNGVSQWVQLMILNKHTSQQRAEVFTKFIHVAQKLRALQNFNTLMAVIGGLCHSSISRLKDTASLLSSDVTKTLSELTELLSSYSNYSNYRRLYNDCTGFKVPILGVHLKDLISLNEALPDYLEDDKINLGKMQHLYSNISDLLAIHDCTPPFEANKDLLHLLTLSLDLCYTEDEIYELSYTKEPKNPKIQPVAPVKPPVVAEWGSGVTPRLDPDTISKHVKQMVDSIMKNYDLNLDGYISLEDFEKIAANFPFSFCTHESDREGEISREEITSYFMRGMSVCAKLGFNLHNLHNFHETTYKRPTFCDTCGGFLWGVIKQGYHCKDCGVNCHKHCKDVVGMECMKRFQVTSSSCPCTPGPVSGLHTKGSSWSSEEETFVFPNGNGSEHSKGQTSSDSDAEAATLSDRSTQTDPGVWTPVAKRKDRLSSQKKHPPLEKSATLPARVRGSSAPSSLLQEKMDELKLNKDKRKEPD, from the exons CAGGAAGTCCCGTCAGGATGGAGGAAGTGTGATAAAGAGCAGAAGACCCGTGCAGAGGAGGATGACATGCCCCATTCCTCAGGATATCAGCAGGGCTCTTCAAAATCCATCGGCTCATTCTTCTTTCCGCTCTGCCAGCCTGGATGAACTCATCCTCCGCTGCCTCCACTGCTTCG acTCAGATGGGAAGCTGATTAGAGGGATGCAGCTTGTCCATATGACCCTGATGATGCATAACTGGGTCGTACCATCACACATCTTCGTCCAAAAGCTACTTTCTCT GTATAAGGATTGTCCTGCAGAGAAAAGGGGACAGAGGCGCCTACAAATCTGCCACTTCATCAG GCATTGGATTAAGCAGTTCCGAATCATGTTTGAGGTGGATCCCCTGTTAGAAGAAGTCATAAGAGATCTCTGGGCTCTAGTCAGGAGTGAGGGGACCAGTTCACCCAATCATCTCTTCATTACACCATACAT TAATCCTCCAGTGAATGTTTCCCAGACTCCCTCTCCCTCTGTGAAGAAGAGGAAAGTGTCACTACTGTTCGACCACATGGAACCAGATGAGATGGCTGAACACCTCAGCTACCTGGAGTTCAAAAACTTCTGCAACGTCTCA TTTCTGGACTACCGCAGTTACGTGGTCCATGGCTCTGTGAGGTATAATCCGGCGCTCGAGCGCTCTGTCATGCTCTGCAACGGAGTCTCCCAGTGGGTCCAGCTCATGATCCTCAACAAACACACCTCACAGCAGCGAGCAGAGGTCTTCACCAAGTTCATCCATGTAGCACAG AAGCTGAGAGCCCTACAGAATTTCAATACTCTGATGGCGGTGATAGGAGGTCTGTGTCATAGTTCCATCTCTCGGCTCAAAGACACAGCCAGCCTGCTGTCCTCTGATGTCACAAAG ACTCTCAGTGAACTCACAGAACTGCTGTCGTCGTACAGCAACTATTCAAACTACAGGCGCTTGTACAACGACTGCACTGGATTCAAGGTGCCCATCTTGGGCGTTCATCTTAAAGACCTGATCTCCCTCAACGAAGCGCTACCAGACTACCTTGAGGACGATAAGATCAACCTGGGGAAAATGCAGCATTTATACAGCAACATTAGTGACTTGTTGGCCATCCATGACTGCACCCCACCGTTTGAGGCCAACAAAGACCTGCTGCACCTGCTAACG CTCTCGCTAGACTTGTGTTACACGGAGGACGAGATATATGAGCTCTCCTATACCAAGGAGCCCAAGAACCCCAAAATTCAG CCCGTAGCTCCAGTGAAGCCCCCAGTGGTAGCCGAGTGGGGATCAGGAGTGACCCCGCGTCTGGATCCCGACACCATCTCGAAACACGTTAAACAGATGGTGGAT TCTATCATGAAGAATTATGACTTGAACCTGGACGGATACATTTCTCTGGAAGATTTTGAGAAGATCGCTGCGAATTTCCCCTTCTCTTTCTGCACACACGAGAGCGATAG GGAAGGAGAAATCAGTAGGGAGGAAATCACTTCATATTTCATGCGTGGGATGTCGGTGTGTGCTAAGCTTGGCTTCAACCTCCACAACCTTCACAACTTCCATGAGACCACATACAAAAGACCCACATTCTGCGACACCTGCGGAGGATTT TTATGGGGAGTCATAAAACAAGGCTACCACTGTAAAG ACTGTGGTGTAAACTGTCATAAGCACTGTAAGGATGTGGTGGGAATGGAGTGTATGAAGAGGTTCCAGGTGACCAGTAGCTCTTGTCCCTGCACCCCGGGCCCTGTATCAGGGCTCCACACTAAGGGCAGCAGCTGGa GTTCTGAAGAGGAAACATTTGTCTTTCCTAATGGAAACGGATCTGAACACTCCAAGGGCCAAACTTCATCAGACAGCGACGCAGAGGCAGCCACACTATCAGACAGGTCCACTCAAACAGACCCAGGAGTTTGGACACCGGTGGCCAAACGGAAAGATCGCCTTTCTTCCCAGAAAAAACATCCACCCCTTGAAAAG AGTGCTACGCTACCAGCAAGGGTGCGAGGTTCATCTGCCCCTAGTTCTCTCCTACAGGAGAAAATGGATGAACTGAAGCTGAACAAAGATAAACGAAAGGAACCCGACTGA
- the LOC127977002 gene encoding RAS guanyl-releasing protein 1-like isoform X2 — MYTGLSWRLQGEPVALSRKSRQDGGSVIKSRRPVQRRMTCPIPQDISRALQNPSAHSSFRSASLDELILRCLHCFDSDGKLIRGMQLVHMTLMMHNWVVPSHIFVQKLLSLDCPAEKRGQRRLQICHFIRHWIKQFRIMFEVDPLLEEVIRDLWALVRSEGTSSPNHLFITPYINPPVNVSQTPSPSVKKRKVSLLFDHMEPDEMAEHLSYLEFKNFCNVSFLDYRSYVVHGSVRYNPALERSVMLCNGVSQWVQLMILNKHTSQQRAEVFTKFIHVAQKLRALQNFNTLMAVIGGLCHSSISRLKDTASLLSSDVTKTLSELTELLSSYSNYSNYRRLYNDCTGFKVPILGVHLKDLISLNEALPDYLEDDKINLGKMQHLYSNISDLLAIHDCTPPFEANKDLLHLLTLSLDLCYTEDEIYELSYTKEPKNPKIQPVAPVKPPVVAEWGSGVTPRLDPDTISKHVKQMVDSIMKNYDLNLDGYISLEDFEKIAANFPFSFCTHESDREGEISREEITSYFMRGMSVCAKLGFNLHNLHNFHETTYKRPTFCDTCGGFLWGVIKQGYHCKDCGVNCHKHCKDVVGMECMKRFQVTSSSCPCTPGPVSGLHTKGSSWSSEEETFVFPNGNGSEHSKGQTSSDSDAEAATLSDRSTQTDPGVWTPVAKRKDRLSSQKKHPPLEKSATLPARVRGSSAPSSLLQEKMDELKLNKDKRKEPD; from the exons ATGTACACAGGCCTGTCCTGGAGACTTCAAGGGGAACCCGTCGCTCTCAG CAGGAAGTCCCGTCAGGATGGAGGAAGTGTGATAAAGAGCAGAAGACCCGTGCAGAGGAGGATGACATGCCCCATTCCTCAGGATATCAGCAGGGCTCTTCAAAATCCATCGGCTCATTCTTCTTTCCGCTCTGCCAGCCTGGATGAACTCATCCTCCGCTGCCTCCACTGCTTCG acTCAGATGGGAAGCTGATTAGAGGGATGCAGCTTGTCCATATGACCCTGATGATGCATAACTGGGTCGTACCATCACACATCTTCGTCCAAAAGCTACTTTCTCT GGATTGTCCTGCAGAGAAAAGGGGACAGAGGCGCCTACAAATCTGCCACTTCATCAG GCATTGGATTAAGCAGTTCCGAATCATGTTTGAGGTGGATCCCCTGTTAGAAGAAGTCATAAGAGATCTCTGGGCTCTAGTCAGGAGTGAGGGGACCAGTTCACCCAATCATCTCTTCATTACACCATACAT TAATCCTCCAGTGAATGTTTCCCAGACTCCCTCTCCCTCTGTGAAGAAGAGGAAAGTGTCACTACTGTTCGACCACATGGAACCAGATGAGATGGCTGAACACCTCAGCTACCTGGAGTTCAAAAACTTCTGCAACGTCTCA TTTCTGGACTACCGCAGTTACGTGGTCCATGGCTCTGTGAGGTATAATCCGGCGCTCGAGCGCTCTGTCATGCTCTGCAACGGAGTCTCCCAGTGGGTCCAGCTCATGATCCTCAACAAACACACCTCACAGCAGCGAGCAGAGGTCTTCACCAAGTTCATCCATGTAGCACAG AAGCTGAGAGCCCTACAGAATTTCAATACTCTGATGGCGGTGATAGGAGGTCTGTGTCATAGTTCCATCTCTCGGCTCAAAGACACAGCCAGCCTGCTGTCCTCTGATGTCACAAAG ACTCTCAGTGAACTCACAGAACTGCTGTCGTCGTACAGCAACTATTCAAACTACAGGCGCTTGTACAACGACTGCACTGGATTCAAGGTGCCCATCTTGGGCGTTCATCTTAAAGACCTGATCTCCCTCAACGAAGCGCTACCAGACTACCTTGAGGACGATAAGATCAACCTGGGGAAAATGCAGCATTTATACAGCAACATTAGTGACTTGTTGGCCATCCATGACTGCACCCCACCGTTTGAGGCCAACAAAGACCTGCTGCACCTGCTAACG CTCTCGCTAGACTTGTGTTACACGGAGGACGAGATATATGAGCTCTCCTATACCAAGGAGCCCAAGAACCCCAAAATTCAG CCCGTAGCTCCAGTGAAGCCCCCAGTGGTAGCCGAGTGGGGATCAGGAGTGACCCCGCGTCTGGATCCCGACACCATCTCGAAACACGTTAAACAGATGGTGGAT TCTATCATGAAGAATTATGACTTGAACCTGGACGGATACATTTCTCTGGAAGATTTTGAGAAGATCGCTGCGAATTTCCCCTTCTCTTTCTGCACACACGAGAGCGATAG GGAAGGAGAAATCAGTAGGGAGGAAATCACTTCATATTTCATGCGTGGGATGTCGGTGTGTGCTAAGCTTGGCTTCAACCTCCACAACCTTCACAACTTCCATGAGACCACATACAAAAGACCCACATTCTGCGACACCTGCGGAGGATTT TTATGGGGAGTCATAAAACAAGGCTACCACTGTAAAG ACTGTGGTGTAAACTGTCATAAGCACTGTAAGGATGTGGTGGGAATGGAGTGTATGAAGAGGTTCCAGGTGACCAGTAGCTCTTGTCCCTGCACCCCGGGCCCTGTATCAGGGCTCCACACTAAGGGCAGCAGCTGGa GTTCTGAAGAGGAAACATTTGTCTTTCCTAATGGAAACGGATCTGAACACTCCAAGGGCCAAACTTCATCAGACAGCGACGCAGAGGCAGCCACACTATCAGACAGGTCCACTCAAACAGACCCAGGAGTTTGGACACCGGTGGCCAAACGGAAAGATCGCCTTTCTTCCCAGAAAAAACATCCACCCCTTGAAAAG AGTGCTACGCTACCAGCAAGGGTGCGAGGTTCATCTGCCCCTAGTTCTCTCCTACAGGAGAAAATGGATGAACTGAAGCTGAACAAAGATAAACGAAAGGAACCCGACTGA